The DNA window cGCTAGAAACCAAGTGCAAACACGATGATGTTGAAgcaataaataaacatatagaGGTACTCGAGGACGAGGAAGAGTGTAATGGGTTGCGTATTGCGCGTGTGAGAAATATGCATAGTGATTAGATGATAACCCCGGTGAGAAGTTTTGTCTCGATTTTTAATAGTTCTAAGATGTGTCTacgaaaataaaaatagagaagaCTTTGAGTGAGCTTCATTGAATTTTTCAAAGAAATTAATATGAAGATTATCAAATCAAAACATGACAACCGAAAATGAAGATATTGACattaaattcttttatatatacaataaatcacttgtatataattagtttttgaGGAAGCTAagatcaataaattaaaattcagaaaaaagagaaacaaatacTTTATAGTAATAGTGTCAACAACGACGGGAGAGTGAGAGCAAGGTTGGGTCATTTTTGTGATACATTTTCCAATGAGATTCTAACTACAAGCTGACCTCAATATCTTTTGCTAGAAAGATAAGGGATGTCTTTAATTGGAAgatacccaaaaaaaaatcatccctCACCCAGCCAAAATAAGTGGTCTGGGTTTACAAAGTTCTAGTTAAAAAGCAAGGAAAATAGTGAAGACTGGTGTAGCATGTTTTCACAATAACTTCTTCACTCCtaactaactttaattttatagaGAATTTGTCAAAACTTGACAAAGGAATGGCTTTGCATGTTGATTTGTGTTCCTTCTAACATTCGACCTCAGTTTCTCACCTTTTGACGACCTATAATGTCACAAATCCATTGACTAACAATGAATACTTAATGTTTTATTGATTtgtttatcttttaatatttcttttagcTCTTTGATTTCtctttagttttagtttttggTAATTTTAGCATAACTGGGTTTGTAATTGAATATTAAGTTTTGTCCACGATACAAGTAATCTTCACGGGGTATcgtgaattaataaaaaaaaaaaataatccttGAAGTATCTTACTTTATTTGAGAACTTTggtttgaaattttgaatactatgtgatttattttgaaaattttatatatgtctATTTTATTCGTTTAGCTACAAATAATGTCAGATCTCGTATGATTTAGTTtgaactgtttttcataatcaACGTGACTCACTTGTGTGAATTAGTTTTTatcacttttcaaaaaaaaaaaacaaaaaatgtttttattcttGTCCTATTACACAAATCAGCCAACAAAGCCAACTCAATTCCTTATAAGTGCCTCAAAAGAAAATCATGGTACCTATTAACTTTCATGTCGACATAAATTCCATTATTTTCATAGAAAATGTacaaacaatttaataaaatctataCGCAACCAATATTAAGTGCCGCTAAGAACTAAACACACTTGATACTTCGTAGTGGAGCAGAAACTGATCAAATCGCGATTTTGTCCTCCTTATATATACTAACAATGGTCAATCCTCTACTCACTTATTAATTAACCTAATTTCTTAATACAATATATCTTGCTTTATCTAATTggtatagaaaaaaaaaaaatagtgaactTGAGATGTTATTGTTGAGTGGGGTATGAAGGCATCATAATCATATATGGATGAGCCTCTTGTTTCCCGGAAAAAGAGTGAGTTAGTGTGCATATTCCAAACTCCACTTATTAATACCATAAGTGGGACCTTACCCACTTTTTAATTCTATCTTTCCAGATAAATTATTACTATATCATTCCCctattaatgaattataaatattaaaaaacaatattccttttaatgaaaaaaaactcATATGCTCTTGTTAAGGATGAAATTATATTTCactataaatgtttattttttacaatCCAATAAAATGTTTCACTTTTCAATTTGttttagaaaacaaaaacatgtaaagattcaaaatatgtataatatttgtAACATATATAAAGTGGGCTTAAGGGTGCTcaaagaaatagaaaataataacatttttttgaaCATGTTATTCCCCTTCATGATCATCTCTATCCTTCAATATGCACAACCCGGAATTAAAAATGCAAGAGAAGAGAATAATAGAGTTCTAATGAAACAACTTGCAAACCCTAAAGACAAATCTTGGGAAAGGATagaatagaaagaaagaaagaaaagaatgaTCATTATCACAAAAACAATACATGATTCAAATTAAAGCTTCACGATACTTGGGTTGTTGATGTTGGTGTTGTCTCGGATATACTCTCGAGATGAGGTCTCCAAACTCCGGTCCGGCCCCTCCTCCTATCCTTTCCAGTCGACACGATTTTCTCCGACAGAATCTCGCTAAGGTAACGATCCGACATGACAAGATTGTCGTTGTTCTTAGTATTGttggttttttctttctttctcctcGTTTCCGATCGCGCGACTGACTTTTTCAAGGATGGCGTCGGGGCGGGCATGAGGAAGTAAATCTTTCCGCGTTGGAGCTCGGCTTCAGGAGGAACGATGACGATCTTTGGGGCGTCGTCGGATGGGGAGGAAGGTTTTTTTAGGATGTGGTTTGGATAGGATTCCATGATCTCCGAGGCTCGGATTGATCGGTTTATTTCTTCAACACGACCGTTGGCGTGGATTATTCGAATCACATCTAGGGACCCGCATGGGAGAATGCAAGAAATGCAACACCTGAGAGTGTTCTTCATGGAGGAGGAGAATGGAGCTATGA is part of the Impatiens glandulifera chromosome 1, dImpGla2.1, whole genome shotgun sequence genome and encodes:
- the LOC124921970 gene encoding uncharacterized protein LOC124921970: MKNTLRCCISCILPCGSLDVIRIIHANGRVEEINRSIRASEIMESYPNHILKKPSSPSDDAPKIVIVPPEAELQRGKIYFLMPAPTPSLKKSVARSETRRKKEKTNNTKNNDNLVMSDRYLSEILSEKIVSTGKDRRRGRTGVWRPHLESISETTPTSTTQVS